The following coding sequences are from one Brienomyrus brachyistius isolate T26 chromosome 15, BBRACH_0.4, whole genome shotgun sequence window:
- the kdm4b gene encoding lysine-specific demethylase 4B isoform X2: MSLESPSQAPNASCKIMTFRPTMEEFRDFVKYIAYIETQGAHRAGLAKVIPPKEWKPRQSYETVEEMVIPAPIMQVVTGQSGLFTQYNIQKKSMTVGEYRKLANSKKYCTPCHKDFDDLERKYWKNLTFVSPIYGADISGSLYDENIAEWNIGHLNTLLDMVEQECGIVIEGVNTPYLYFGMWKTTFAWHTEDMDLYSINYLHFGEPKSWLHSEYVCVMVERQGCPIFKAPSNAVQECIPLLPSRVGSTHWIPGSPPCPNIHCAEVKWACPGQAIGVALCD; encoded by the exons ATGTCGCTGGAAAGCCCCAGCCAAGCCCCCAATGCCAGCTGCAAAATCATGACCTTTCGGCCCACCATGGAGGAGTTCCGTGACTTTGTCAAGTACATCGCCTACATTGAAACCCAAGGAGCCCATCGTGCTGGCTTGGCCAAG GTGATCCCGCCAAAGGAGTGGAAGCCACGGCAGTCCTATGAAACGGTGGAGGAGATGGTGATCCCAGCACCCATCATGCAGGTGGTGACAGGCCAGTCGGGCCTCTTCACGCAGTACAACATCCAGAAGAAGTCGATGACTGTGGGCGAGTACCGCAAACTGGCCAACAGCAAGAA GTACTGCACCCCTTGTCACAAAGACTTCGATGACCTGGAGCGGAAGTACTGGAAAAACCTGACATTCGTGTCGCCCATTTACGGTGCTGACATCAGTGGCTCCCTGTATGACGAG AACATCGCAGAGTGGAACATCGGCCACCTGAACACCCTGCTGGACATGGTGGAGCAGGAGTGCGGCATCGTGATCGAGGGCGTCAACACGCCCTACCTCTACTTCGGCATGTGGAAGACCACCTTCGCCTGGCACACGGAGGACATGGACCTCTACAGCATCAACTACCTGCACTTCGGGGAGCCCAAGTCCTG GCTGCATTCGGAGTACGTATGTGTCATGGTGGAGCGGCAAGGCTGTCCCATTTTCAAGGCTCCATCAAATGCGGTCCAGGAGTGCATCCCTCTTTTGCCGAGTCGCGTAGGATCCACCCACTGGATCCCTGGCAGCCCACCATGCCCCAATATTCATTgcgcagaggtaaagtgggcgtgTCCCGGCCAGGCGATAGGAGTGGCTCTCTGTGACTGA